Sequence from the Bubalus kerabau isolate K-KA32 ecotype Philippines breed swamp buffalo chromosome 17, PCC_UOA_SB_1v2, whole genome shotgun sequence genome:
GGCGCAGAACCACGGGCCCAGGTGGGCTGGGGTGTGGAGGCGCCCAGGAGACCGGGAGGGGTCTGAACAGTGTGGGGTCGCTGCGGATCGGCGGACTGTTGGGGTGCGGGGGCGGCACCGGGAGCGAGGCCGAGCTCCGGGGTGGGATGGTCGAGCTCCCGGGTGGCGTAACCGCCTGTGGCTTTGCCCAAAGCGGATATGAGCCATGCTTGGTGCGCGCCCCGGGACTCGGGCTGGGACTGGGGAGCGGGCCGGCTCTCTGGCTTCAGACAGGAGAAGGAACCCGAGCTCGGAGAGAGGTGGAGGCTGGAGACCTGGACTCCTCTAAGGCCCCCTCGAAGAACGGCAGGGGTTTGGAGAGCAGTGTTTTCGGAGGCGGCAGGTGGGGGAGGGCTAGGGGATAAGAAGAGAGGGGCTGGGTGTTGCTTGATCGTTTACGGAGGAGGGGTCGGCAGGTTTGGATTCCTGGGTTCTCAAAGGAGAAGAGATCTGGGGGCCTGGATTCTCAAGAGAGGTCCTGGGGGTGACTTCCTCTATCCTCAAAGGAGGAAGGGCCTGGAGGTCGGGATTCCTGTGTTCTCAGAGGAGAGGAGCTGACGGTAGGACTCCTTGATCTTTGACAACTGGGGATTCGGACGGGGGCAGATTCCTAAATCCTCTAAGGAGGAGGGTCTGGCGGCCGGACTCCTGGGTTCTCACTGTGAACGTCTGCCCTTACCCTAGAACATGTCGCCCGAAGAATGGACTTATCTAGTGGTTCTTCTTATCTCCATCCCCATCGGCTTCCTCTTTAAGAAAGCTGGTGAGTCAGGTTCCCTCCTCAGCGGAAAataaggggggggggggcgggcataACGGGGTACCCCCTGGAAAGTTCTACGCTGATCCTGTGCCTTCTCCCCGCAGGACCTGGGCTGAAGAGATGGGGGGCGGCAGCCGTGGGCCTGGGGCTCACCTTGTTCACCTGTGGCCCCCACACTTTGCATTCTCTGGTCACCATCCTTGGGACCTGGGCGCTCATTCAGGCCCAGCCCTGGTGAGGAtttggtgggaggagggggggagCACGGAGCCGGTGGAAGATGCAACCTCTTtcctcttgaggtctttctctgtttctgcctCAGTCTCTGGATGTCTCTTGTGCCCCTCGAGATTCTCTGTGTCATGTGTCTGGTCTGtttctcctcctctcctgcctttTTCTGGGTCTGGTCCCTGTGTGTTTGTCCTGACCCTTGACGTCCATGTGATGGATTCAGGAGAGAGGAGGGCCctggtgttctctctctctccctcgcctctctccctccctctcagaAACAAGTGGAGGCATGAAGGGTCTTCCCCCTGCAGCGTCTCTCTTCATCTCCTCCTTGTTCTCTGTTGCTGTGCGTTTTTGTGCAGCTCTTTCGGTCATGTTCATTCTGTACACCCCCCTCCCCTATCTCTGAAGgtgggcggtggggggtgggatCTGCAGCTGGAATCCAGGGGAGAGAGAGGCAAGACCTCCCGCACCCAGCGCGACAGGCCTCCTGTCTTGTCTCAGCTCCTGCCACGCCCTGGCCCTCGCCTGGACCTTCTCCTACCTGCTTTTCTTCCGCGCGCTCAGCCTGCTGGGCCTGCCCACTCCCACGCCCTTCACCAACGCCGTCCAACTGCTGCTGACACTGAAGGTCAggctccccccacacccccagcccTCCCTGGGTGCCCGGGAACTAGCCCAGCTTTACCTTCTCCTCcctggggaggcagaggaggtgggTCGGTCTCTCCCACTCACTCTGCTGAGGGCAGGACTTCACCTCTCAGCTCTTCCCTGGGGTAAAAAAGTTCCCAAAGCTATATAACTGTGGGTGTCAGTGGATGGCTGGGCTAAAGTGCATCTTTGTAGCAAGCCACgttgcaaaagagaaaaaacaaaacaaaacccagcttTGGGcagagagcactgagctgagggCACAAAAGCAGGACACCCTGTCTGGCTTCCCACGACCTGGGAAGATGGGAGAAAACAGGCCCTGCCACAGAAGAAAAGGTCGCGCATTGCTCCTGTGTGCTACCTCTCAGGGAACGGAAGGGTCAGGCGGCAGTGGCGGGCAGGGCTGTCCCGGCATCCCGTGTTCCTGGGCGGGAGCTGAAGGGTGGGCAGGAGTGGGTTAGGAGTTGGAGGAAACCAGAGCCTCTTGGGACGCAGGGAGCAGTGGGCTTGGAAGGGGGCCGGCCGCGTGCCGCCAGCTGTGTGCTAGCCACATGGACTGTCCCTCAAGGGGAGACCGCAGTGCGGGCCAAGCCGTGCGGGGCCTGGCTGGCCCCAGTGCAGAGTTCTGACTTCTTCCTGTGGGGGCCCAAGAGCCACTACAAGAGGTTTTTCTGAAAACCTGTGACCAGGTTTACAGGTTTAAAAATACTTCCTCCAGATGCTAAGAGAACTGCAGCAGGAAGGGTAAGGTGAGCTGACGTGGGACTCCTTTATCTAAGTCCAACCGACAAACTGAAGGCTTGAGGCAGGCCTGGGGCAGCTAATCAGGGCCCCACCAGGAGGCCTGGCACGTAGGAGAACCTGGGGCGCATTGTGTTGATGTTTACCTCGACCAGGGCTGGATGAGAAAGGGTCCTGGGCCCAAGGGGACGAGAGGAGGGGAGCCCAGAAGGAAAAGGACTTGGGTAGATTCGAGAAGGTTGGTCAAGGGTCACAGCCAGGCCCCAGGCGGTCTTATCAATAAAGGGAATAAAAACACGGGAATACAAACCCAAGGTTCACTCCTGCCTGCCTCAGCCATCTGCCAACTGAAGCCTGGCTGAAGCTGGAAGACACAGACCTGTGGGTGTCGGGCCAGCCTGGGGTCTGTGTGCAGAAGGGTAGAGAGCAGGCTGGGGGGCCAGGGTAAACATACTCAGCCCAGTGGTGGACGCAAAGTGAAAGGGACAGGCCCAGAGACTTCAGGGACTCAACCTGGGGAGCAAGGAAGGTTTCCAGTCTAAGCAGCTCATCGGATGCTGATGGCatttgatggggcttccctggtggctcagctggtaaagaatccgcctgcaatgtgggagaccttggttcaatccctgggttgggaagatcccctggggaagggaaaggctacccactccagtattctggcctggagaatcccatggactggcaaGGGGGAAGAGACCAGATGAACACCCGCTTCGAGAAATAGCTAAAACCGTTTTCCACTTGGGATGTGTTAAATTCGAGGGGCCCGGAAGTCATCCATCCATGTATTAATGAGAAGAGGcagctgctttttcttttttttttaatttattttggccatgccacgtggcctgtgggatcttagtttgccAACCAAGCATCATCAAACCCGGGCCCCGGTAGTGAAAGCACCAagccctaacctctggaccaccagggaattccctagaggcAGCTTGATGGACAAGCTTGGGGCTTGAAGAAGTCCCACCAGGGTACAGCATGGGTGGTACCTAAAGCCATGAACTGCGGGGGAACACGGAAAGATGgaacttagaagaaaaaaagacagagggCCCCAGGAGGGAGCCCTTACTCGTGGTTAGATGCTCAGAGCTGCCCAAGGAGCAGCGCCTCGGCACCCAGCCCCACAGGACCCCCCGGCCCTTGGCCTCCCAGGGCGGTCATGAACGGGAGGTGGGTGTGAGGAGGCCAGGGTCTGAGCTGTCCTCCCGCTTGCCCCTTCCTCCCAGCTGGTGAGTCTGGCCAGTGAAGTTCAGGACCTGCACGTGGcccagaggaaggaaatggcCTCGGGCTTCAGCAAGGGGCCCCCCTTGGGGTTGCTGCCGGACGTGCCCTCTCTGATGGAGACCCTCAGCTACAGCTACTGCTACGTGGGAATCATGACAGGTGAGTGTGTCCACCCCAGGCCTGCCTCTGCCTGGACTCTGCTGTCTGTTCTGTgttcctgccccacccccaccccccattccaGCCTCTGCTGCTCTGAGTATGAGCCTCTGAGCCCCAGTCCATGTCTCCCTCTCCCGCTGGCCCCAGGGCCCCTCCAGAGTAGACACAGATTGTTCTGTGCCTCAGTGATTCTTTGTAACTTACTGGGAGCACACGGGAGATTAAGGAGAAAGATCGATGTCACCCTAATGTGTCTGCCGCCCAGGCCACAAGGATTCACAGCGTATGATCCGACTTTTAGTTTCAGAACATATTTTTCATTACTGTTGACCTTGTAGAAGGTTTTGACTTCTGTAACAACTGTATTAgggaagtcgcacagtcgtgtccaactctttgcgaacccatggactgtcgcctaccaggctcctctgtccatgggattttccaggcaatagtactggagtggattgccatttccttctccaggggatcttcccaacccagggatcgaacccaggtctcccgcgttgtagactgacgctttacggtctgagccaccagggaagtccttaacaaGTGTATTGAGCTGTGATTACCATATTCGCCCGCTCACAACCACACCCAGGTTGCTGGGTTTGAGTCTCTCTACCTCAGAAAGAACCCCTGCATCCTTTACCATTGTCTCCCAAACCTCCAGCTGCCTCCATTCCCTGAAAGCACTgactttctctctgtgtttgcCTACCCTGATGGAATCATATAGCATGTGGTCCTCTGTGACGTGTGAGACTTTCAACACTTCTGTTAAAGCCTTCTGCTCCCTCCCTATGCCAAGccatcattttatataaagtgCAGCAGTCCCCTGTTTTCTGTCACTGTCCCTCTGCAGCCCCTCCCTGCTCAGTGGCTGAGGGGTCTcctgaaaaagcaaaataataatctAGCCCTGCCCTGGTGGGGGAGCCTACAGTGGTTACCCTagcactgaggaaaaaaaaacccagagtcCTTGGAGATtgaaagggctacccactccagtattcttgcctgggaaatcccacggacagaggagcctggcgggatagagtccatgggttcgcagagagtcagatgtgactgagtgcgcacgcatgcatgcacaacaTATACAAACAAGTTGGTGGTCTTACACAAATGGGAAACGTGCATGCAGTCAGCACCCCATCAAATAATCTTCCCAACACACCACTAGTCTCTCCTGCTCCCTTCTAGTTGCTGTCTCCCGAGGGTAACCACTCTCTGGACTTCTAAGAGCATAGGTTAGTGTTGTCTGTTTTGGGACATTATGTGAATAGAATCAAATACAGTACGTATTCTTTTGTACTGGCTTATTTGCTCAATGGTATGCAAGACTTTTGCTGCATGGACGTGTACCTGGTTTGTGTTCATGGCTATGTAGTATTCCATTGAGTGGATAAACCACAcgttatccaaaaaaaaaaaaaaaagatatatatatatatatatatatatatatatatatatatataaagccaaACCCAAAGCCCTGGTCAGATCCCGCCCAGGGCCTTGCCCCTGCAACCCTCTGATGTCTTCTCAGGCCCCTGTCTTCCTCAAGGGATGCGCTGCTGCGCTCCCTGTTCCTGACCCCCGGGCCCCCCTGCCCGCCTCCCTCCAAATGTGGTCTGTCTGTCTCCATCAAGTGTGCCAGGACCCCCTGGTTCTCAGAATCCTCTGTCTGCTCCCTAAGTGTCTGTTCCTCTTTCCTGCCAAGTCCCCTGTCTCCCCCTTTGTCCACTTTCCCTTGCTCTCcgtcctcctctctccctggtcCCCCTGGTTCCCCGGTTCCTGGCCCATCTCCCCGGCCCCGAGACCGGCGCTCTGCCCGCGGACCCCACGTGCACCAGCGTCTGACCGCGGCCCGCCCTCCCGCCACAGGGCCGTTCTTCCGCTACCGCACGTACCTGGACTGGCTGGAGCAGCCCTTCCCGGGGGCCGTGCCCAGCCTGCGGCCCCTGTTGCGCCGTGCCTGGCCGGCCCCGCTCTTCGGCCTGCTCTTCCTGCTCTCATCACACCTCTTCCCGCTGGAGGCCGTGCGCGAGGACGCCTTCTACGCCCGCCCGCTGCCCGCCCGCCTGTTCTACATGATCCCCGTCTTCTTCGCCTTCCGCATGCGCTTCTACGTGGCCTGGATTGCCGCCGAGTGCGGCTGCATTGCCGCTGGCTTCGGGGCCTACCCCGTGGCCGCCAAAGCCCGGGCCGGGGGCGGCCCCACCCTCCAATGCCCACCCCCCAGCAGGTCAGGCGGCGGGAGGGAGGTGTCCCAAGACCCAGTCAGCCCCATCACCGCGGGCTGGCCCTGCCCCTAGCAGGGAGGAGAGTGGGGAGCAGCGCGGGGAGGAGGGGGGGCTGGTCTCCCACCTGTTGTCAGCAGAGTGTCACTCTTGACCACCACAGCCTGCCCTCCCCTGTCCTAGGAAAACTCCTAAAACGTATGGATCGCCCCCTGTTGTGTGCTTGTCACCCCCTGGGGTATGAATTGCTCTCTGTTGCTAGGAAAAGGAAGGTGTATTCTAGCAACCCCCATGCTGCCCGTCTGTTGCCATGAAAGTGTCACCCCAGTAACCCGGTTGTTGCTGGTTGCTCAGGATGCTGTCCCTGGGCACTGAGGAGCAGCCCCTTGTTGCTAGGGAAACCATTCCCTAGCAACAGAACTACCCCTTCCTGCCTTTGTTGCTATGGAAACGGCATCCCCTAAACTGCCCCCTTCTTTGCTGGGAGCAAGCAGACCCTCCCCGTGAGATGTCACCACATAACGGCCTCTGTTTTAAATAgcattctctttatttatttttggctgctgagcacaggctttctctggttggggtgagcgggggctactcttcgtctgggcggcggggggtgggggcggggggcaagcTTCTCcttctggtggcttctcttgttggggagtgCAGGCTCAGGAGCTGTTGCCCACAGCCTCAGCTGCTCCAGGGCgtctggggtcttcccagaccagcaaTGGAACCCTagtcagccccctgcattggcaggcagatccttacccgcctgggaagtcccagaaatgGCATTCTCCACCATGCTGTCGACGGGGGGACACCATTCTTAGTAACCACCAGAAGCCCCAGTAACTATGGATTAAGCTTGTACCTGGCAAAGCTactcccctagttccttcatcacAAGGCAGATCACAGGTCTAGTAACTAGGGACTCCCTTGTTGCTAAGGATACGTTACTCCTGTGTTGCTGGGGAAGTGGCCCCCTGGCAATCAGGAGTGGGCCCTCCCTCGGTTCCCTGCAGCTGTCGTCTGGCCTTCAGGCTGGGGCTGGTGTAAATTTTGAACGACTCCTTACTAGGGTTGGGCCATCCCCTCGTAGTCACAGCAGCCATTCCGTTGTGAGGGAAGTGGCGCCCCCCACGCAACATTTCTTCCTTCTGCCAGAGTAACCAAAGGCAGGCCTCCAATTGCTAGAGGGTATCCCCCAGAAGACGTCAGGCAGGAGCTGAAAGCTTTTCTAAACCTTCTGGGCCCTGCTCTTAATGGAAGCCGTGCTTCTGTTATCAGAAGCAGCCAGTGGTTCAGGCAGGTCAGTGATAATCCCCTTCTGCTGGGAGCGTTGGCACCGGTGACCCAGGAACCTCTGTATTGCTGGAGCTGATCCTTCTAGAACAGTCATACGGACTGATAGCCAGCAAACGCCTTTTCAGGACCCTTTTTTTAAACATCCTAGGCTTGTCGCTAAGAAATGCCCTTTCCCTAGCAACAGAGACCATCTAGGTGGCAGGCAGGCCTAGAACATCTCCCTAGCAACCACGGACCACCTCGTTGTTAGGGCTGCTGtttccccagtcagggaagggTTTGAGGAACGTAGAAAGGACTTTTGGAGGCTTCTCTGGATATGCTGAGCTTGGTTGCTAAGGAACCGCCTTACCCCAGCATCTGAGACCATTGGCAGGTCAGGTTGCTAAGGACTCACAGCTTAGTAACCGTAACCCTTGCAGACTTTTCCTGGCTGTTGCAGGTTCCCTTCCCAAGAGAAAGAGAATCCTATTTCTGTGGAACTGTGCAcgtcccctccccccgcccccaaatgCACCCTCTGGGCTCCCCTCCCTTGTTGCCCTAGCAAATGCGACAGCCAGGGAGCTGTTGCCTGGTCAGACTCCCCTCCTTAGCATCCGGGGCTGGGACAGGAGCCAGCGTCGGGAGGGGGCCTGGCTGAGCTGCATGTCTGTCCCCCACCCTCGTCCTCCACCCCCCCAGTCCGGAGATGGCGGCTTCCCTGGAGTACGACTATGAGACCATCCGCAACATCGACTGCTACAACACAGACTTCTGCGTGACAGTGCGGGAGGGCATGCGGTACTGGAACATGACGGTGCAGTGGTGGCTGGCGCAGTACATCTACAAGAGCTCTCCCGCCCGCTCCTACGTGCTCAGGTGAGCCCACCTGTCGCGGAGGACGGCATGCAACTACATCTCCCAGCTGCCCCGGAGGCGCCCTGCGGCTCCCCCAAGCGGGCCTCCGCCCCTGAGGGTCATGGGAGCTGTAGTTTCTTGAGCCTCTGGCTGCGGCTCGGATTGCGTTACCGGGGTAAGCTCGTTCCTCTTTCTCCGGGCCTCCGTTTCTACTTCTGTAAAGCCGGCCGCGTGGCACAGGCGCAGTGTACTAAGTCCTATGGATTCGATGACTATACCTTCTGGAATCATGACCCTGCCAATATCTAAGAAACGTTAAGCAGTTGGTTGAGCTCTGTtccctcaacttttttttttttctctcaaaaaatTCCCCtacatgcttttctttttctagtttttttttaaattgaagtatagttgatttacaatgttgtattcatttcagatgtacagcaaagtgatttagttatatatatatttttaaattttttattttttgctttttcccaCTATGCTTTGCAAcctgcagaatcttagttccccaaccaggatctGAACCCACCCCAGCAGTGaaagggcagagtcctaaccactggactgccagggagttccctatccattttttttttttttttcagattattttcccttataagttattacagagtactgagtagaattccctatACAGTAACCAATACATTAAGTCCTGGTTGGTTATCTATtgtatatagtgtgtatatgttaacccgAAACTCCCAGTTTGTCCCTCGCCACGACCCAGTGTCCCCAGCTCTTCAATGGGGGTAATGCCGTTAACCTGTGTCATAGGTTGCCCTGAGAAATAAGTGAGATAAAGTGTTAAATGCACTTAATGTGAGCCCTGAGCGGCTTTCATTATCCTTCACTCACCTGGTAATTCCTGAGTGGAGACTTTCTGTAAAGATAAGATAAACTGACACATTTAGATCTTGACAAATTTAGGAAGTAGGAAATCTTGAGGAGAtctaggctcagagaggtcaggcCACCTGCCAAgtatccctccctcttcccctcgcCACCAGGTGAGGTCAGGATACACCGTAACATGTCCTCGTAATGAAGCGGTTAATCATGGCACCTCTGGAGCTAGACCTACCTGGATGTGCTGTCTAGTTTCGATTTAAAGATGCGCTCTGACCTTGTATGGGGCATGGAATAAAGgcggggaggggagcaggagatGAGGCAGGCACTGGCCCAGTGGACACTGATGCTGTCCTAGAGTAGGGACCGGTGGCCAAAAGTAGATGCACTGGAGAGGTGAGGTCAGGGCTCGGCCCCCACGTGCATGGGGGGCATGAGAGGAAATGCAGCGGGGTGCCCAGGTGGTGGGCATGGGTGATGAAGGAGAGGAAGTCTGCACAGGAGGAAGTTTCAGAAGCGGGCAAGCCAAGGAAGCCAGACTTGGGTTTAGTCTCACTGACTTTGAGGTGACAGTTAGATTTCTAGCCAGGGTTATTGGATAGGCACTGAGTTATGCGATTCTGGCTTATTACTGAAAGGTTGGTGTAAGAAGTGGACCCGTGAGCATCGGCAGCTGTAGATGGTGCTTAAAGCTCTGGGGCTGCGTCTCAGGTCAAAGCACAGAGTGGACATACATTTAGACCAGGGATTTTCAATGTCTGAGTCActcagtgctgtctgactctttgcgaccccatggactgaagcccggcaggctcctctgtccatgggattctccaggcaagactactagagtgggttgccattcccttctccagggcatcttcccaacccaggaattgaacccgggtcttctgcacagcaggtgaattctttaccatcagaatcaccagggaaggcccaggacTCTCTcactgggggtgtggggggtgggcagtTGTGCTGCGCCCCCAGGGGTTATCTGGCAAGTCTGGAGATGCTGTATCCTAATGGAGTCTAGTAGGCAGAGGCCTAAAGGCAGGCACAGgacagcccacccccacccatccTGAAGAATGACCCAGCCCCAGATGTCTGTAGCGCCAACATTGAGGAACCGGAACCGTGGTGTAgactgggggctgggaggaggggccagTGCAGACACAGCCAGTGAGAGAGGAGGACGATCAGCAAAGCGTTAGGTTAGTTCCCTTCAGACAAGCAAGGGTGTcaaggaggaggggcaggagggagactGTGTCTGCCCCTGCCGGGAGCTCCAGGGACAAGGGCAAGTGtgaccctgggggtgggggggaggaggggcatGGTGGGAGGAATTCCCCTGCATCCTTGCAAGGTGAAGTGAAAGCCGGATTGGAGTGGGTTCAAGAGAGGctagaagattctctggagagtGTTCGCTGCATGGGGGAGGGCGGGAGCCTCGAAACAGGGAGAGAGTAGCTGAGGAAGGGGCCAAGAGCTGGGCTGTGCACACGCTGAGTTGGAGATGCTGGGCTCACGCTCATGTGCATCCTCCTGTAAGTTCCTGTCAGTTCTGGCAGCCCAGAGCATCGTCTCTCCACCAGAGGTAAGAGAAAGGAAACAGTTTGGGTCCTGAGTGGGCATTAAACCAGATTTCAAGGCACAGCACAAGTAACCTCCTGCTGAGAATTACCAAGATGGAAAGAAATCTTAccctttttataaaaaaaaaaagttcatccattttatttttattttttaagttggagTAGAGTTGTGTtcctttcaggtgtacagcagagtgaatcagttatatatgtatacacgtatccattctttttcagtttcttttcccacACAGGTCATTACAAAgcttgagtagagttccctgtgctatacataggTCCTtattgaaagggaaagtgttcgtcgctcagtcgtgtctgactctttgcaaacccatggtctggccatggaattctctaggcaagaataccggagtgggttgccaattcccttctccagggggatcttccctacccaggaattgaacccaggtctcttgcatttctttaccgactgagccagcagggaagcctcaagaatactggagtgggtagccattccctttggggcatcttcccaacccagggatcgaacccaggtctctcacattgcaggcagattatttagtgtctgagctacagggaagcccatggtcctTACTAGTTGTCTAGAAACCTCTCTTTTTTGACTATCCACTGCCACGTACAGCCCTTCACATAGCATGTTCTCAAGAGACACACAGCACGTGCCTGCTTTCGGGTCCATCTGAAGCTCACCTGGCAATCGGTTTGCCAGCTGTGCTAGTTAAGGGTCCTTATCAACAAACCTCCTATCTCTGTCACCAGTGGGATAAAGCCCCACCGCTGCAGGGAGACAGGCTCTATCTCCCACCACATCTCTGCTTCCAGGAGATGGCTCCCAGGCCCTCAAGGAAAACATTCCTGGACAGTAACAATTTCTAGAGGCCTCTTTCACCTTTTCAGAGATTGATATCTGCATCCAAAGGACAAAGGAAAGATGCTCaaacagtagatttttttttttcaaggaaatggcctaaggaaagagaaggaggaaaacaTCTGCCCTGTCAACAACAGGGAGATTTAGCCTTTTTATGGACATTGCGCCCTCCCCCACCTACCCCCACACAGCGGTCAGTGTCATTCTCATCGTTGGGATTTTTGTGTTGAAGTCGCATCCGATTCTTTGTCATCCCacggactgcggcacgccaggcttctctgtccttcactgtctcttggagtttgctcaaacccgtgtccgtcgagtcggtgatggcatccaaccatctcgtcctctgccgcccccttctgccttcaatctttcccagcatcagggtcatatTTGTACTTTAAGCACCCTGACGTGCCAGAGGCAAACCTTGGTGCCCATGGGCAGGAACTCAGACACAGTCCTTGGCAGAGCCTGCTGTGATTTGTGGGCACCCGGTGGAAGTGGGGGTCGGAGCCTGAATCTGTGGGTCTTCAAGGGCTAGCGTTTTTGGAATCAATAAGAAGGGACCATGGCTGGAGATGTCTCAGTCTTCGTGGATCAGGAATTATAGTCCTAGATCCTCAAATCCTTAGAGAGGAAGTGCAGGGATTTGACTCCTAGGTCCTGAGGGGAGAGTGTTGGGAGGGGGTTGCTGAGAAGACAGTAGAGACTCCTGGGTctgagggagaaggggatgggagTCCAGACCCCgggg
This genomic interval carries:
- the MBOAT7 gene encoding lysophospholipid acyltransferase 7 gives rise to the protein MSPEEWTYLVVLLISIPIGFLFKKAGPGLKRWGAAAVGLGLTLFTCGPHTLHSLVTILGTWALIQAQPCSCHALALAWTFSYLLFFRALSLLGLPTPTPFTNAVQLLLTLKLVSLASEVQDLHVAQRKEMASGFSKGPPLGLLPDVPSLMETLSYSYCYVGIMTGPFFRYRTYLDWLEQPFPGAVPSLRPLLRRAWPAPLFGLLFLLSSHLFPLEAVREDAFYARPLPARLFYMIPVFFAFRMRFYVAWIAAECGCIAAGFGAYPVAAKARAGGGPTLQCPPPSSPEMAASLEYDYETIRNIDCYNTDFCVTVREGMRYWNMTVQWWLAQYIYKSSPARSYVLRSAWTMLLSAYWHGLHPGYYLSFLTIPLCLAAERQLESALRWRLGPGGQKAWDWVHWFLKMRAYDYMSMGFVLLSLRDTLRYWASVYFCVHVLALAALGLGLALGRGGPGRRKSGAPAPSPASGKLREE